The following proteins come from a genomic window of Erinaceus europaeus unplaced genomic scaffold, mEriEur2.1 scaffold_835, whole genome shotgun sequence:
- the LOC103114476 gene encoding PH domain leucine-rich repeat-containing protein phosphatase 1, whose protein sequence is MCTLASRNHLESVPEWVCESRKLEVLDIAHNHICELPARLFCNSSLRKLLAGHNQLTRLPERLERTSVEVLDVQHNQLLELPPNLLMKADSLRFLNASANKLETLPPATLSEETNSILQELYLTNNNLTDKCVPLLTGHPHLKILHMAYNRLQSFPASKMAKLEELEEVDISGNKLKAIPTTIVNCRRMHTVIAHSNCIEVFPEVMQLPEIKCVDLSCNELSEVTLPENLPSKLQELDLTGNPRLTLDHKTLELLNNIRCFKIDQPSTGDASGAPAVWSHGYTEASGVKNKLCVAALSVNNFCDSREALYGVFDGDRNVEVPYLLQCTMSDILAEELQKTKNEEEYMVNTFIVMQRKLGTAGQKLGGAAVLCHIKHDPVDPGGSFTLTSANVGKCQTVLCRNGKPLQLSKSYVMNCEEELKRIKQHKAIVTEDGKVNGVTESTRILGYTFLHPSVVPRPHVQTVPLTPQDEFFILGNKGLWDSLSPEEAVAAVRPVPDALAAAKKLCTLAQSYGCHDSVSAVVVQLSVTEDSFCCCELGAGGQVPPSPGLFPPAGSMAIKDRAPDGLGVPSSSSGLASEISSELSTSEMSSEVGSTASDEPPPGAPGENSPAYPSEPRCALHPAGPAHPFQRQLSSATFSSAFSDNGLDSDDEEPIEGVFSNGSRVEVEVDIHCGRARDRDKPPLPPQVPAEAPDEGIGASAAEDEPAPPRADPTGTIGRRRPNGSVAPQERSHNVIEVAAEAPLRKPGGYFAAPAQPDPEDQFIIPPELEEEVKELMKQQQQQPRPGPPEPPDYCDTPL, encoded by the exons CTTATTTTGTAACAGTAGCCTGCGGAAACTTCTGGCAGGACACAACCAGCTGACAAGGCTCCCCGAGCGGCTAGAAAGAACCTCTGTGGAGGTCTTGGACGTGCAGCACAACCAGCTCCTGGAGCTTCCCCCCAACCTCCTGATGAAGGCAGACAG CCTAAGATTCCTGAATGCGTCTGCAAACAAACTGGAAACCCTTCCTCCAGCCACGCTTTCCGAAGAGACAAACAGCATCCTACAGGAGTTGTATCTGACCAATAACAACCTGACAGATAAGTGTGTGCCCCTGCTAACGGGACATCCCCACCTGAAGATCCTCCACATGGCCTATAACCGACTTCAGAGCTTCCCAGCAAG cAAAATGGCCAAGCTGGAGGAGCTTGAAGAGGTGGATATCAGTGGAAATAAGCTGAAAGCCATCCCAACCACCATCGTGAACTGCAGGCGCATGCACACAGTGATCGCTCACTCCAACTGCATCGAAGTCTTCCCTGAAGTGATGCAGCTCCCAGAAATCAAG TGTGTGGACCTCAGCTGTAATGAGCTCAGTGAAGTCACTCTGCCAGAGAACCTGCCTTCCAAGCTGCAAGAACTGGACCTGACGGGAAACCCCCGCCTCACTCTGGACCACAAAACCCTGGAGCTACTGAA taacaTCCGCTGTTTCAAGATCGATCAGCCTTCAACAGGAGATGCGTCGGGGGCCCCAGCTGTGTGGAGCCATGGCTACACTGAAGCTTCTGGGGTGAAGAACAA GCTGTGCGTCGCAGCCCTGTCAGTCAACAACTTCTGTGATAGCCGGGAGGCCCTGTACGGGGTGTTTGACGGCGACCGAAACGTGGAGGTGCCCTACCTGCTCCAGTGCACCATGAGTGACATCTTGGCGGAAGAGCTgcagaaaacaaaaaatgaagagGAGTACATGGTCAACACGTTCATCGTGATGCAGAG GAAACTGGGAACAGCCGGGCAGAAGCTTGGAGGTGCTGCCGTCCTCTGTCACATCAAGCATGACCCTGTGGACCCGGGAGGCTCCTTCACATTGACCTCCGCCAACGTGGGCAAGTGCCAGACAGTTCTGTGTCGGAATGGGAAGCCGCTGCAGCTGTCCAAGTCATATGTCATGAACTGTGAGGAAGAGCTGAAGAGGATTAAACAGCACAAAGCCATTGTCACCGAG GACGGCAAGGTGAACGGGGTGACGGAGTCCACTCGCATCCTGGGCTACACCTTCCTGCACCCCAGCGTGGTACCGCGGCCGCACGTGCAGACGGTGCCCCTGACGCCCCAGGACGAGTTCTTCATCCTGGGCAACAAGGGCCTGTGGGACAGCCTGTCGCCGGAGGAGGCCGTGGCAGCCGTTCGCCCTGTGCCCGATGCCCTGGCCGCCGCCAAGAAGCTGTGCACCCTGGCACAGAGCTACGGCTGCCACGACAGCGTGAGCGCCGTGGTGGTGCAGCTCAGCGTCACTGAGGACAGCTTCTGCTGCTGCGAGCTGGGCGCGGGCGGGCAGGTGCCGCCCAGCCCCGGGCTCTTCCCGCCCGCCGGCAGCATGGCCATCAAGGACCGCGCCCCCGACGGGCTGGGTGTGCCGTCCTCCAGCAGCGGCCTGGCCTCCGAGATCAGCAGTGAGCTGTCCACGTCGGAGATGAGCAGCGAGGTGGGCTCCACGGCCTCGGACGAGCCGCCCCCCGGCGCCCCCGGCGAGAACAGCCCGGCCTACCCCAGCGAGCCCCGCTGCGCACTGCACCCCGCCGGCCCGGCCCACCCCTTCCAGCGCCAGCTGTCCAGCGCCACCTTCTCCAGCGCCTTCTCCGACAACGGCCTGGACAGCGACGACGAGGAGCCCATCGAGGGCGTCTTCAGCAACGGCAGCcgtgtggaggtggaggtggacatCCACTGCGGCCGCGCCAGGGACCGCGACaagccgccgctgccgccgcagGTGCCAGCCGAGGCCCCCGACGAGGGCATCGGTGCCAGCGCCGCCGAGGACGAGCCCGCGCCGCCCCGCGCCGACCCCACGGGCACCATCGGCCGCCGGCGCCCCAACGGCTCCGTAGCCCCCCAGGAGAGGAGCCACAACGTGATCGAGGTGGCGGCCGAGGCGCCCCTGCGGAAGCCGGGGGGCTACTTCGCGGCGCCCGCGCAGCCCGACCCCGAGGACCAGTTCATCATCCCGCCCgagctggaggaggaggtgaaggagctcatgaagcagcagcagcagcagccgcgGCCTGGGCCCCCCGAGCCCCCCGACTACTGTGACACGCCGCTCTGA